In one Pseudomonas hydrolytica genomic region, the following are encoded:
- a CDS encoding sel1 repeat family protein — protein sequence MRVALWLLDSPRLGQTPSVKRIAGNLLKQPARKGCVQAQSRLGQLLCRDCGNPRDRRMGFELLRQAARAGDRGAQLELERLAR from the coding sequence TGGCTGCTCGACAGCCCGCGCCTGGGGCAGACCCCCAGTGTCAAACGCATCGCCGGCAACCTGCTCAAGCAGCCCGCGCGCAAGGGCTGCGTGCAGGCGCAGAGCCGCCTGGGGCAATTGCTGTGCCGCGACTGCGGCAATCCGCGCGACCGCCGCATGGGCTTCGAACTGCTGCGCCAGGCGGCCAGGGCCGGTGACCGCGGCGCACAGCTGGAGCTGGAGCGTCTGGCGCGCTGA